In the genome of Populus trichocarpa isolate Nisqually-1 chromosome 10, P.trichocarpa_v4.1, whole genome shotgun sequence, the window TATATGGATTTTCAATTATTGTAAGGGGATGCAAGTTTGATGTTGCTGGTTGCTTTAGAGATAACATATTTCGACTTTCATTTGCAAATACTATGCTGGTCGAGAAATTAATTGCTAAATTATGTACAGCTGAGTATATCATTGAAGAATTGTCCGCTTCTGTTCATTGACCCTTTGCATTTTTAAGGGGCAAATGTGAAGCGACAGAAAGGGctgttgatattttaattagaagagaTCATACACTTGATCCACTAATGtctttgttctttatttaattaaatatcctCCTCCTTTGGTGATGGGGATGGAATATCAATTTGGTCAATGATAACTCCTGCAATTCTTTAGtcatttgaattgaaaaaaaaactaccccAAAGCTCAGGGAGTTCTGACGCAACAATCAACATGCTTTGGAACAGAATGCTTTTCCATTTTTGGTATTATTGTTTTCTCTGCTCGACTTTCCATTGAAAGAAAAGGGGGAGTGGCCACCTCATCCTCTCATCTAAGAGAGCTCTCCCCTTTTCCTCATGGTGGTCTGTGGATTGTGGACAGCGAGTTGTAATAAGGAACAGAAATTCAAAAGTCGAAAGAATCAAGCCATCTACTACCCTGCGGAATCctgttttttatatttccaaGGGTTGCAACTTGTTCTCGAAAGTAGGATGACCTTTAGATTCAGCATGCCTTCGTTGTATATGAATATTATGTTTAGACCCTTAAAAAACTGTTGTCTTGCTGCATGTGTCCAGACAATTGAGGCCAACTTGTGTTGCCATTTGGTACAAGGTGGTCTCTGATCTAATGATGTCACTAATGACGCATGCTAATGGCACTTGATAACTACTTATTAGTTCCATATTTTAATCAACTTGAATAATTAACGCTATTTAGTCTTGGCTTGATCTTCTATACAGTGCGTCTATGGCGCAGTTAAGATTTGATTTCCAGAAGATATCCACAGAGGTGTTTCTGGGTGTAAAATATATAGATAGCTTGCGTCTACTGATTCAGAACAAGGTGGATTGCGGATCCAATTaacaaattttttgtttcttttttaacgTGACAAATGGGAACGTGCATCATTTGCCACGAATTTTGGACAGCAATCTAAAAGGTAGCTCAGTCCAAATAACCAGCCAGTGCATTCATGAACATGGGTTCTGTATTTTAGGTCCAAGGTTTACCAGATTGAGCTAGCTCTCCTGCGCGAGCGCTtgccaaaatataaaataataacctTCAGTGGGAGGGTGTTGAGCCAATTGGTAGAGTCTCGAACGGTCCAGCTCCGGCCTGGTTTCTCGAAAAGCCTTAAACACACTGTCACCCACTAAGTCTAAGGACCGGCTGACGGTCTATGCATGTTGATATAGTTATCAGACTTGGTTTATAATCTGAGTTATAGGCTTATCAGTTTTACTAGTGGGTTAGAGGATATCTATTCCAAATTaatgtgattttaattttaaaaaactaaaataaaattatttaaaaaaatatatattttaaagttcaTTCATTTAGGTCTCACTTGAGTTTAGTTCTATCAATTGAATGATAAATTGACTTTCTAGGTTACTCAGACTTCAACCGAGTtaaattctaaaacattttaaaagaaaatcaaatcaagatcatgtttAATTTGTATCAAATCCAACAAGACAGATACATATTGATAACAAAGGACTGCAATATCTGATTACTTTCTAGTAGAAATTTGTACCCAAAAACAACTTAAGGAATTACTAGCAACATTAAATATTCTAGGGAAACCACCTCTTTACACTTTTCATATAAACAATGAAGCAAGTCCCTCTTTTCTTGTTattactttagtttttttaattatttttttttaattttatcatttaataattgatttattttaaatcagttttaataatttatttcgatttactttatataaagttattgcagtctcaaacaaatatcttagTATTTGGTTGGTgttcaaatttataaatatttatttttattatcatataactaAGTAAaagattgtttaaaaaatatatttattaaacccAGTGAATTCCATGAACCGAGTTGCAAGTTTGATAAGTTAAGCTGTGAAGTTTAGGTCGATCTAACATGTtatcgtctcaatattaaaagaaaaaaaatatatcatcttgatttttttaaaaatcagctCATGTTTTTTACCAGTAATCCTGATAGTCTTTGGACATGTCAAGTCAATTAGATCATGTCAAGTaagtttgaaaagaaaaaactcataaaCCTAGAGaaattcatgacacggatcgtGGGTTAAAACATGATGCCCAATTCGATTCAATATgttacctttttaatatcaaaataaaatattttcttaaactttttaaaatacaaccaTGTTTTTAACCTTCAAAATCCATACATGTCACCTTGTTTGATGTTGTTAATGTCTCAATGAGACAACAGCCtatcactttctttttttcttcctttttagaGGGAACTATTGATTCTTCAGTGATCATAATATTCAGGACACATTATCTTCCAggaaaatttattgaatttctataactaaattttattttattttcatcgaTCACATAATAATAACAGGCTCTTTTTATAACGGGCTGAAGCACTTTGTAGTTTGTCGTGGCCGTAATGGCACTAATTACATTAGCATAATAGTAACAATCGCGACGACTATATTGTGTAATCTAgctttttcttaatatttgtaTGATATTACATACTTCATAACTTTATAATTaacattttcatattattaattcTATATAATTATCAATCTTGATGGAGTTCATTACACTGTTGGATTTATAAACATGCacgatttcaaaaaaaaaaaaaaattgattgcaaTTTAAAACTATTTCCTCTCACCCACAGAAAACACTAAATTGAAATGACTTTTACCGTTtgcatgtattttgtttttatatctcgagggctttaatataatattgctcagattatataaataaatcctCCTACTATTTACTACCGTGactgatgttattaattaaataaataatcaattaatgaTTTGAAGAAATGcatgattattttaataattgaagCTAATAGCCTCCATGCTTCATGaaaatcaaagaacttgaagTCAATACAGAGAGATTAGACAGCCAGTACttcatgtaattattattactactacatATGACTCCATCTGGATCGAATTCTCAGGCAGAAGTTCTTTTAAGGAAAACATTCCaacaaacaacacaaaataaaacgACAAGATTAGAAAGTATGAGACATGAAGCTAAACCAAGGACCTAGTTAATTAACGAACTGCTCTCTAGATCCCCTCTTCACGCCTCAGATTTCCTTTGCACATCTATCCCTCGATCATCGATTCCTGCAAAATATAAgccctaattaaaaaaaaaaagcaaccttGCAGCCAAACAatcctattaattaattaagcagcGTAGGaaaaacacatatttttctatgtatatatataattaaaagatcaCGAAAGGAATATTAATATcgtttaatatttatattacctgcattaattaattcttgCTGCCACCAGATCCAGCACCCGAGTTTGGAAGGTACCTAGCCcactgtagcaaaacaaaaaaaaatttcagagtGCCAACAAAGATAGATCCATCGGAGCAACGATACTAATTTGTAGCAAATTAAAGAGAAGCTTACATTCTTAGCTGCAGTGCTAAAAGCTTCTCTGTGTGGTATCTCAGGATTGGCCGCTTTGATGCGCTGTATCTCCTCCCTGGTACGAGGGCAAGGATACTTATtttatactaataataataaacatgttgaaaaatatttgtgtgcACCGTGTTTTCCCAAAActgataatgaaattaattgggtttatatatatataaaacatttccATCGTCAAAACAGTGAAGGCTCGCAGGAGGCTTAATCTAgcaatatatatacacaataaTTTGCAGAAACATGTGTTCAAACAGAAAAATATCTTCTCTCTCTTACTTCATAAACCTATTGTAAGTAGATGGAAGTCGGTGTTTCTTCTCAGGCGCtgcaaaaaatgaataaaaattaaaaagacagaAAATCCATATAAATTTATGGGGAGAAGTAGCAAATGTAAACTAAAGTAATCTATTGTTATATATTCAAATCAAATCCAAATTAAGTTGGGGTTCCTACGCTTTACTACGAAAGGTACTTTGGGCACCAGAGGTTCGCTAGAGGTCGAAGAGGATGAGTGTTCGCCTTTTCTGAAATCAGTGCAAAACCCTTGCGTCTCCTTGAATAGCAACTTTTCATTACTAGAAACTCCCTTCGCAGTACACTATCATTCACGTAATTGTTAGAGAAACTGTTTGGGaatggaaataaataaagatttagCTTAGAAGTGTGAAAAAACtctataaactttttaaatttatgaaagaataaaaaaataatgaaaagaaaaatgagtttaTAAACCTCAAATATTATGATTGCTAATGAAactatataattgttaatgaaacaattatattttaaattaaattaaataattattattcaaataaactctaaagaaaattaattttattggcaTATTAAGTttcaagtattattttttatacataaatactcatataataacattaaaaagtCCGCTAAACAGtcaatttatcataatttttaccTAATTTATTGCATAATAAAACCCTAGACTGATATACACCTAAGAGAAGGGGATATAAATCATTTCCTTCTCTATTTAATTACTTCCAGACTAcagtaattaaatatattcattttaagatGGCACGATTGCATGTTGTAAAGTTTTACCGCAGAGATCTAGCATGTAATTTACGTCAACCGATCAtccaagagaaagaagaaggcGATTACCGATTTACCatgagtattttatttataatggatagaaaaaaaaaagagttttgatATTTAACTTTATGATGGTGATGGGATCCTGTATTCAATTTAATCATCGCATATGACATATAAATCTACCTGAAGACTCAGATGGTGGTGATCAATATCGAGAAAGTTCCCTAGGTTGGGAGATCTGGTGCTGAGAAACGAGAGATTATTGCAATGACCACATTTGACCGTCACAGTGTCCAGCATCCTCTTGAATGGAATCCGGACCTGAACAATTGAACAATATTGgtaaagaaaacttcaaattaaatttgagtGGGTACGTATGGCGCCGGTGCAACCAACAATCTAGCTATTATTAGGCTGCAAATGTTCAATCACCCATGAAATGAACTAGAACTTGTTGTGTAGAGTATACATGTAAAAGAAACGTAGAGCCACATTTTGCTTTCAATACATGTGGAAAATTATTTGAGGTCATGAGGTAATTGAGAAGAATAGATGTAAAATGATACCGCAAGAACAGTGTTGCAGAAGTTGCAACGGACATAGGAAAGATGATCAGATGATAGAACATCTGTGTCGATCACTTTCTCTTCTAGGTTCATTGTCAACCAAGAAGAAAGAACAAGATTGCAGAGTAGAGATGGCTGATTGCAGTGGAGGGTTTCTTGAGAGGCAGCAACAAGAAGTCTGGCTAGGGTTTGTGAGTATATAATAACAAGTGGGGTGCTTCAAAAATGGGAAAAGAAATGGCTAAGCGTCAAAAAGAAAATCTATTGCTACTAATTGTAGTCATAGGCTGATGATAGTACAATTACCAAATCAATTAACCTCAGATTTAGGTAGATTTGGTCGCTGGaaaagttttctttcatttttaaattaaaatcttaaagcaGTTATTACTCATAAAAACTTATATCATGAGCTAGTATCCATCAAAATTAACCATCCTTAATATATCATAGCTATTTACAGAGccgacaaaaaaataataattaacaaataccAAATCAAGCAATTtcgtttatataaatatatcgttttattaatgttttttgataatatatcgTTGTATTAATGTTGGTGCGGTTTTCCATGATGTTGTCGAATCAATTCTCCACTCACTTTCTTGCCTTTTGGTTTCACAAAAAAACCAACACCACCGTCCACGACGAcataattgaaaattgatttgcAATAGTTTCTTGTGTTCCAGAGGTTGCCGTGTATTGTGAAAGTTGGTGAATCTAgctgaaatattaatttaaaataaaataaatattaattttttaaaatacaaaaacatacaaACTACTGAAAtccagcatatatatatatatatatatctatccCACCTCAAGCAAGAgctcaaaatatttaaagtaaGCATAATTAATGGAATATCAACTAAGGCATGCCCTGAGCTCgagggttatatatataaaatggatCGATAAGGAAACAGCTATTTAGCTCGTGTAATTGGTAGATTTATTAAGGGATCCTTAGTTCGAAGAGAGATATATCGTGCACTAATTAATGATTAACTCTGGTAGAAAATCATGATATTGGAGATTattctcctttctttctctgttaTCGTTTATATTATTGTCCCATTTCCTATATCTTGATGTCAATAATAACACATTTGTCCCCTATGAGGCACCGGCCCCTGAACATAATGCATTAactatttattagaaaatatctttgtctttaattattatttattttgcatctttttgaaaaaatctttAAGTTCGGAAAAACctagccctttttttttaagtttggtgGTTAATTTAAGTTAGAACTCATAAATTAAGTGGtatggtatttaaaaaaaatatatattattggaaATAGTTTTGGAAGACTTAAATTAATCACCAAACTACATCCCGTATCCTaagtaaatttcaagaaaataaattttaaattggatCTCCAACGCATTAACTATTTTGCATCCTCTTGTATGTGTCTAGTTACTCTTGAAATGCTGTCAAAATCAGAGTCCCAAGTACGTGTGATGCGATACTTTACAATGAATGTGTGGTCaatctatttatatattataatattgcaatctattaacataattaataaaaaaagtattgtcGCAGTGATAAAAATGTTAGTGCTctatttgatttctttattgctttctttcatgattaattttagGGTATTTAACCTCTTAATCAATAAgattttcttacaaaaacaaCGCCTAGCattattatttatcatataTCATTTTTGTGTACTGCAAcatgtaatttaaataattgaagGAATTCCAaatcgaatatatatatatatggctgaaatccttcaagtttcaaatatttgaatggtgtttaattttttttcaagttcttaATTGCTGTCAAGTTGTGTGATGTAAATTCTGGTTTTGCTCGAGGATATCTCGAGTAAGTCAAAATTAAGTGGCCAAGTACACAAAACCTGGTATATTATCAGTGGAGGAAGGATCTTGCGTAACTCCGCTGAGTGAAGTACGCTGTTGTCAAGATAGTACAAAATTAAGGCGGTGTCCATCCAAAAAGCATGAAGAGAAGCGTGATGGAGTGAAAAAGATAGTGAAGAGAGGGTAACCTGCATGGCTTCCATCTCTTGTGGGTGCAGTGCTGAACAAGGAAATCTGAAAGAGACAGATGCTACAGCTCCTGTCACCCTCGccctaataaatcaaaataggaGATGGGTTTTGTGTCTTTTTGTATGTGATGGGACGATTCCTCAATTTCCGAACTGGGAAACAAAGCTATAGTGACACTTGGTATCCTCGCCTTTCTCTGCTGGTATAAACTGGGTTTCTTCGTCTAGCTCTAGGTGTCTATTGCCCTCAAGATCTCTCCTTAGACCGATGTATAGTTATTCATTTCCTTGGTTAGGTTTTTGATTACCA includes:
- the LOC7485875 gene encoding protein CRABS CLAW-like is translated as MNLEEKVIDTDVLSSDHLSYVRCNFCNTVLAVRIPFKRMLDTVTVKCGHCNNLSFLSTRSPNLGNFLDIDHHHLSLQCTAKGVSSNEKLLFKETQGFCTDFRKGEHSSSSTSSEPLVPKVPFVVKPPEKKHRLPSTYNRFMKEEIQRIKAANPEIPHREAFSTAAKNWARYLPNSGAGSGGSKN